From a region of the Babesia bovis T2Bo chromosome 1, whole genome shotgun sequence genome:
- a CDS encoding putative integral membrane protein — translation MLYLMLQYLLAAIKLLVAISPLLVIVTIFVINKNWNQRSSDGSRKGLRSTYVDSDDEDETKED, via the coding sequence ATGTTGTACTTAATGCTGCAATACCTGCTCGCGGCCATCAAGCTGCTCGTGGCTATATCACCACTGCTGGTCATAGTCACGATATTCGTAATCAACAAAAATTGGAACCAACGCTCATCAGATGGATCTAGAAAGGGACTGCGCAGTACATATGTCGATTCAGATGACGAAGACGAAACGAAAGAGGATTGA
- a CDS encoding putative cysteine desulfurase, whose amino-acid sequence MCVMLMQKTVNMPPIKLGNRARDACLHTYTRWQTAPSNHTKRQCHGRLTSENYVVASPFMGHISNRDTQAVLNPVAAKYQQIRAHHNDRVYMDYQATTPLDPRVLDKMMPYLTHSFGNPHSRTHSFGWDAEHAVEEARSQVASLLNCDSRSIIFTSGATESNNLALKGITEYYSCLQHNDQSKIKDHLITSQIDHKCVLQTCRQLENRGYTVTYLKPDKSGIIKPEDVAAAITPRTFMCSIIHLNNEIGTIQNIAAIGKICREKGVVFHTDGAQSFGKIPIDLSALNVDLMSISGHKIYGPKGVGALYVGRKPRIRLRPIIDGGGQERGLRSGTLPAPLVVGLGEAAKVASEEMHRDLEHAKRLWDKLVHGMNDIGHVHINGSIQEGERYWGNLNVSFEFVEGESLLMSLKKVALSSGSACTSTSLEPSYVLRSIGVGEEVAHTSIRFGLGRFTSEADIDALLVDLRGAVERLRECSPLYEMYIEKESTDNMVWT is encoded by the exons atgTGTGTCATGTTAATGCAAAAAACAGTCAACATGCCGCCTATAAAACTTGGTAATCGCGCTAGAGATGCCTGTCTACATACATACACGAGATGGCAAACGGCGCCATCTAATCATACCAAGCGCCAGTGCCATGGTAGATTGACATCAGAAAACTATGTTGTCGCCTCGCCATTCATGGGTCACATATCGAACCGTGACACCCAAGCAGTTTTGAATCCAGTAGCTGCAAAGTATCAGCAAATACGGGCACATCATAATGATAGGGTATACATGGACTACCAAGCTACAACACCATTGGATCCAAGAGTCCTGGATAAAATGATGCCGTATTTAACCCATAGCTTTGGAAATCCACATAGTAGAACACATTCCTTTGGATGGGATGCGGAACACGCCGTAGAAGAAGCACGGTCACAAGTGGCGTCTTTACTCAACTGTGACAGCCGCAGTATCATATTCACATCAGGAGCTACAGAGTCCAATAACCTAGCACTCAAGGGAATTACCGAATACTACAGTTGCCTACAACACAACGACCAGTCAAAGATTAAGGACCATCTTATCACATCACAGATCGATCATAAATGCGTACTGCAAACATGCAGACAACTAGAAAATCGGGGATATACCGTGACATACCTAAAGCCAGATAAAAGTGGAATTATCAAACCAGAAGATGTGGCAGCCGCAATAACACCAAGAACGTTCATGTGCTCAATCATACACCTGAACAACGAAATTGGCACCATACAAAACATCGCTGCAATCGGTAAAATATGTAGAGAAAAGGGAGTCGTGTTTCATACAGATGGAGCACAGAGCTTTGGGAAAATACCAATTGATTTGTCGGCATTAAATGTCGACCTCATGTCGATATCAGGACATAAAATATACGGCCCCAAGGGAGTGGGAGCACTATATGTTGGCCGTAAACCACGCATACGCTTACGACCAATCATAGATGGTGGAGGACAGGAACGTGGACTGAGGTCAGGAACACTTCCAGCACCGTTAGTCGTGGGACTGGGAGAAGCAGCTAAAGTAGCAAGTGAAGAGATGCATAGAGATCTAGAACACGCCAAAAGATTGTGGGATAAACTAGTCCATGGAATGAATGATATTGGCCATGTACATATAAACGGGTCGATACAGGAAGGTGAGCGTTATTGGGGTAATCTAAACGTGTCGTTCGAATTCGTTGAAGGAGAGTCATTATTGATGTCACTAAAGAAAGTCGCCCTCTCAAGTG GCTCCGCGTGCACATCAACCAGTCTAGAACCCAGCTACGTACTAAGAAGCATTGGAGTAGGAGAGGAAGTAGCACATACATCAATCAGATTCGGCTTGGGAAGGTTTACATCAGAAGCTGATATTGATGCACTGCTGGTGGATCTCAGAGGAGCTGTAGAAAGACTAAGGGAGTGTAGCCCACTCTATGAAATGTACATAGAAAAGGAATCTACAGATAATATGGTATGGACGTAA
- a CDS encoding cwf18 pre-mRNA splicing factor family protein, whose amino-acid sequence MEDKLKSLVFHHYVPKDENLKRFVRSDLEDYRQIEEDIDSAINKIIEEHSNKDVLSLVLPSKQNWDLKRDLRDSRQLLATRTDMAIMKLLQNQPKTNEIDSTVLVHFNQDAMDRALEHDDF is encoded by the exons ATGGAGGACAAGCTAAAGTCGCTTGTCTTTCATCATTATGTGCCTAAAGATGAGAATTTGAAACGTTTTGTACGTAGCGATTTGGAAGATTATCGGCAGATTGAGGAAGACATAGATAGTGCCATAAATAAGATTATAGAGGAACACTCAAATAAG GATGTACTTTCCTTGGTGTTACCCAGCAAGCAAAATTGGGATCTTAAGCGTGACCTTCGCGACTCAAGACAGTTATTAGCGACCAGGACTGATATGGCGATAATGAAGTTACTACAGAATCAACCTAAGACAAATGAAATTGACTCTACGGTGTTGGTTCACTTCAATCAGGATGCTATGGATCGAGCGTTAGAACATGACGACTTTTGA
- a CDS encoding PA14 domain containing protein, with translation MATIQGVARMRQNAFIKTLSYYSLLSVRFLYCVFVFHTVFANGDINQDVVSPKDFTIPSGTDYDREALMKLTEFRQRHRKTVDGMLCAAAFVRNGNTFTDCTTTEAPDGSVGREWCYVEVQLIGVGSRDWDFCAGTVDYDVIRSKASLLSKLKSEELAHSVLQLSATEQRLENTLKHFDAVCGHGTASHENDMNTISHSLRGLERALQQVEANSQSLHMLNEEYESLSEQLEITRKSVLNDKRNCSIVQGYSVAVVGDGVRASYFDNPYLRGPPVGFFDHSSLSLTFDEILPINGVDIRSFSVRFETYLRVPVSGDYTFWLDADCNFLMFVDGELVIKHGLEGRGTFASAYNSAGVVALDGRTTTSTLVSSRKMSLVGGKRYPLVLEYSHQSSLKYRDENVVRLILSWETDTRSRTIIDPDYFFRSRDSGESLIISGLDARWFDLAMLENGAQAFINVTNLLLADVPDHLRGMRMVRTVVKPDYDTVDFYISHDAFLYVAQSEHLSYIPMAENMSTFDRSWEVISVYSIGHNCEEATSQQEFIVFYKRFKAGPVKIHILPETSFFLFMQPAAANAICPDDVQYLPFKNGDGCASSSSLSAAFDCSKAFGSGYWQPSSGRITGQWLMRTFTNPVELVHFHFSPIDGSLPMRAIISFPDGSEEDFELHSQLRYELGYHGVVDSIRIMIETMSPGDGITGSDTVDNKEIIGGTFAFYGRECGARTTVEEAVHFPIHISFCQGGHACGPDHLDLGHMKGYHGRLSYGWGSSNVVADIADLQICKPQVNHIVDVNLDSVPLIDRELTELPATTKNHSVYDLLLKQKAGLPLGQGQRWTIDVPEHGVYNVEVLLSALCTNVESASLLINNVEMLEGELLQVGQSLELHARVPLERVGSLELRSSSNGLFLINAIINPSNM, from the exons ATGGCTACAATCCAAGGCGTTGCGCGTATGCGTCAAAACGCATTCATTAAAACCCTTTCGTATTATTCATTGCTAAGTGTGAGATTCTTATACTGCGTTTTCGTGTTTCATACTGTATTTGCCAATGGAGATATAAATCAGGATGTTGTTTCACCTAAGGATTTCACCATACCTTCAGGAACCGACTATGATCGGGAAGCCTTAATG AAATTGACCGAATTTAGACAACGTCACAGGAAGACCGTTGATGGTATGCTTTGTGCAGCAGCTTTTGTGCGCAATGGGAATACATTTACGGACTGTACAACAACTGAAGCTCCAGATGGTTCTGTTGGTCGAGAATGGTGTTATGTAGAAGTACAGTTGATTGGTGTGGGCTCCAGAGATTGGGACTTTTGTGCCGGCACAGTAGACTATGATGTCATTCGATCCAAGGCATCTCTTTTATCGAAACTGAAATCTGAAGAGTTGGCACATTCAGTGTTACAACTTTCTGCAACTGAACA ACGTTTGGAAAATACGCTAAAACATTTTGATGCTGTGTGTGGCCACGGAACGGCATCTCATGAAAATGATATGAACACAATATCGCACTCTCTCCGTGGTTTGGAGCGTGCTTTACAGCAGGTTGAGGCAAACTCACAAAGTCTCCACATGTTAAATGAGGAATACGAATCTCTGAGCGAGCAGCTTGAGATTACGCGTAAGAGCGTTTTAAATGACAAAAGAAATTGCTCAATTGTTCAAGGCTATTCCGTTGCG GTGGTGGGAGATGGTGTCCGTGCCAGCTACTTTGACAATCCATATCTAAGGGGGCCACCTGTTGGTTTCTTTGATCATTCTAGCCTATCTCTAACATTTGATGAGATATTACCTATAAATGGTGTAGACATTCGTTCCTTTTCCGTACGTTTTGAGACATATTTGCGCGTACCTGTTTCGGGAGACTATACCTTTTGGTTGGATGCTGATTGTAACTTTTTGATGTTCGTCGACGGAGAGTTGGTAATTAAGCATGGACTTGAGGGTAGGGGTACATTTGCATCGGCGTATAATTCAGCGGGTGTGGTTGCTCTTGACGGCCGTACAACAACCTCGACTCTCGTTTCTTCTCGCAAAATGTCACTGGTTGGGGGCAAGCGTTATCCATTGGTATTGGAATATTCACATCAAAGCTCACTGAAGTATCGTGATGAAAACGTTGTTCGTTTGATATTGAGTTGGGAAACTGACACGCGGTCCCGGACGATTATCGACCCGGATTATTTCTTCCGTAGCAGAGATTCTGGTGAATCTTTAATTATCAGTGGATTAGATGCGCGATGGTTTGACTTAGCCATGTTGGAGAACGGGGCACAGGCATTTATTAACGTAACAAATTTGTTGTTGGCAGACGTACCTGACCATCTCCGAGGCATGCGTATGGTACGCACAGTAGTGAAACCTGATTATGATACCGTGGATTTTTACATTTCGCATGATGCTTTTCTATATGTTGCTCAATCTGAACATCTGTCTTATATTCCTATGGCAGAGAATATGTCCACGTTCGATAGAAGCTGGGAGGTGATATCAGTTTATTCTATTGGCCACAATTGCGAAGAGGCCACCAGTCAACAGGAGTTTATAGTTTTCTACAAGCGATTCAAGGCAGGACCTGTAAAAATTCACATATTACCTGAAACGTCGTTTTTCTTGTTCATGCAGCCCGCTGCGGCTAATGCCATATGCCCCGACGATGTCCAGTATCTTCCTTTCAAAAATGGTGACGGTTGTGCGTCTTCTTCATCACTTTCAGCTGCATTTGACTGCTCAAAAGCTTTTGGGAGTGGATACTGGCAACCGAGTTCTGGGCGGATCACTGGACAGTGGCTGATGCGCACTTTCACCAACCCTGTGGAGTTGGTTCACTTCCATTTTTCTCCGATAGATGGCAGTTTACCTATGCGCGCAATTATATCATTTCCTGATGGATCTGAGGAAGATTTCGAGCTGCATTCACAGCTTCGTTACGAATTGGGATATCACGGCGTTGTGGATTCCATTAGGATTATGATTGAAACAATGAGCCCAGGAGACGGTATTACAGGTTCCGATACGGTTGATAATAAAGAAATAATTGGCGGAACATTCGCCTTTTATGGACGCGAATGCGGTGCTCGTACAACAGTGGAAGAAGCAGTACATTTTCCCATTCACATAAGTTTCTGCCAAGGGGGGCACGCATGTGGTCCTGATCACTTGGATTTGGGACACATGAAAGGATATCATGGCAGGTTGTCTTACGGTTGGGGTTCATCAAATGTCGTGGCTGATATAGCTGATCTTCAGATATGTAAACCCCAAGTGAATCACATAGTTGATGTTAACTTGGATTCTGTACCGTTGATAGATAGAGAATTAACAGAACTACCTGCGACGACTAAAAATCATAGTGTATATGATTTGTTATTGAAGCAGAAAGCTGGATTACCTCTTGGCCAGGGGCAACGGTGGACCATCGATGTCCCTGAGCATGGTGTATACAATGTTGAAGTTTTACTTTCTGCGTTATGTACTAATGTGGAATCTGCGTCCCTTCTCATAAACAATGTGGAAATGCTTGAA ggTGAGTTGCTTCAAGTAGGACAGTCACTCGAG CTTCACGCACGTGTACCGCTTGAGCGTGTAGGATCATTGGAACTGCGTTCATCGTCCAATGGGTTATTTTTGATCAACGCTATAATTAACCCCTCCAACATGTAG
- a CDS encoding putative sortilin codes for MSSLSILAVISAVMLRVIADDNVGTPVPENHIHSHLDPTLFGDHDDGTHGTGTVRNEPVPATPPGTPLRNDQPPPSGGGKKVSVTEISFDSLIDDLVWCGNDHKTVLLKTQSGRLYRSADGGKQWSEITHLFQGTARNGNYRVDSIVLCETDRNVVVIVGDSRNHFISGNAGQSFQPIAYEGPVNMWVFHPSKPSWALLSSWEGACFASDNDEDCVHSVFVTRDMGRSFQRVSKYVAQFSWGDVASRSEDRIYYSRYALESGDQPKQDGWNNNISFMYTDDFGNENVLIMEGGNKFLVSGIYVFVARVSDPIRQTVNLYVSTDNAETFDRAQLPVELEERSYTILDTSQGAVIIHVGHEYEGGDVEVGNVYISDASGLRYSLSLPNNIRAASGECEFDKVYSLEGVYLANFRDDSGGVLNPRNKFKTHIDGTKTQLDQKRGRHVAHTKIEPDIRTVVSFNKGAEWHYLQPPKLDSEGKPYDCEEGKCFLHLHGITQYKNFAPFYSVEHATGLVLATGNVGARLRFDPSQVNTFLSRDGGLTWVEAHKGAFIYEFGDYGGLIVMAEDQRKTKEVVFSWNEGATWFDFNLSKHELNVNNVVIEPNCSSLNFILYGNRNGIGVAFHLDFSALGQPLCKGIWSIDSTSSDYETWRPTDPHGNQCLLGRKMAYKRRKQASECFNGKEFKATVEREVCPCTPDDYECEIGFTRSIGSNTCRVDGTWLMREGCTSSSFFWTDAYRKIPGDVCTSGWIPHQVAVPCPPHSPLSNGSKMVLTTILVLSFIMLAIVYISHNENLKHLFHNYGFKQFSYVAYTPVNSKKPMYRGAGGRFEPELGFIDAEQEHDEPTLLNYLSGNRMGGNSHQQPTKQDQQQIELL; via the exons ATGTCGTCGCTGTCTATCCTTGCAGTTATCTCGGCGGTGATGCTACGAGTCATCGCCGATGACAACGTTGGCACACCGGTACCAGAGaatcatatacattctCATCTTGATCCAACACTGTTTGGGGATCATGATGATGGAACACACGGAACTGGGACTGTTCGCAATGAACCAGTGCCCGCAACACCACC AGGAACCCCGTTACGCAATGATCAACCGCCACCTTCGGGTGGTGGTAAGAAAGTCTCGGTTACAGAAATTAGTTTTGATAGCCTGATAGATGACTTAGTGTGGTGTGGTAATGATCACAAAACCGTCCTCCTAAAGACACAAAGTGGTAGATTATACCGATCGGCTGATGGCGGGAAACAGTGGAGCGAAATCACACATCTATTCCAAGGAACTGCTCGGAACGGAAATTACAGAGTCGATTCTATTGTTTTATGCGAAACTGATAGAAACGTTGTTGTCATCGTTGGTGATTCTAGAAATCACTTTATATCGGGGAATGCTGGGCAGTCTTTCCAGCCAATTGCGTATGAAGGTCCTGTAAATATGTGGGTTTTTCACCCTTCTAAGCCGTCGTGGGCATTACTCAGCTCTTGGGAAGGCGCATGCTTTGCAAGTGACAATGATGAAGATTGTGTCCACTCAGTGTTTGTTACTAGAGATATGGGACGCTCTTTCCAACGTGTATCCAAATATGTTGCGCAATTTAGCTGGGGAGATGTGGCATCTAGATCTGAAGATCGAATTTACTACAGTAGATATGCTCTAGAATCAGGCGATCAGCCTAAACAAGATGGTTGGAACAATAACATCAGCTTCATGTACACAGACGACTTCGGGAATGAAAATGTTCTCATTATGGAAGGAGGTAACAAGTTTCTGGTATCGGGCATTTATGTGTTCGTTGCTAGAGTGTCCGATCCCATAAGACAAACGGTAAATCTTTACGTGAGTACAGATAATGCGGAGACATTTGATAGGGCCCAGTTACCAGTTGAATTGGAAGAACGCAGTTATACGATTCTGGACACTTCTCAAGGTGCAGTAATAATACATGTTGGCCATGAATACGAGGGAGGTGATGTAGAAGTTGGTAACGTCTACATATCCGATGCATCGGGATTGAGATATTCCTTATCCCTACCTAATAATATTAGGGCTGCTTCAGGGGAATGTGAATTTGATAAGGTATATTCCCTTGAGGGTGTGTATCTAGCGAACTTCAGGGATGACTCCGGTGGTGTCCTCAATCCAAGGAATAAATTCAAGACGCATATTGACGGCACTAAAACTCAGCTGGACCAAAAACGTGGCAGGCATGTTGCTCATACAAAAATCGAACCAGATATACGAACTGTGGTGTCCTTCAACAAAGGGGCGGAGTGGCATTATTTACAACCACCTAAACTGGATTCTGAAGGCAAACCATATGATTGCGAAGAGGGGAAATGTTTCCTTCATTTGCATGGTATAACGCAGTACAAAAATTTTGCTCCTTTCTACTCCGTTGAACATGCTACTGGATTGGTCCTCGCTACGGGTAATGTAGGAGCTCGTTTGCGATTTGATCCATCCCAAGTCAACACTTTCCTGAGCCGTGATGGTGGTTTGACATGGGTAGAAGCTCATAAAGGAGCATTCATATACGAATTTGGAGATTACGGTGGTCTTATTGTCATGGCAGAGGATCAACGTAAAACTAAAGAAGTTGTGTTTTCGTGGAACGAGGGTGCCACCTGGTTCGATTTCAATCTCAGCAAGCATGAGCTTAATGTCAATAATGTGGTTATTGAACCCAATTGTTCTTCCCTTAactttattttatatgggAACAGAAATGGTATCGGTGTAGCATTTCACTTGGACTTCAGTGCCTTGGGGCAGCCCTTGTGTAAGGGTATCTGGAGCATTGATTCTACTTCAAGTGATTATGAAACTTGGCGTCCAACTGATCCTCATGGTAATCAGTGTCTTCTTGGGCGTAAAATGGCATATAAACGACGCAAACAGGCTTCTGAGTGTTTCAATGGTAAGGAATTCAAAGCAACTGTAGAACGAGAAGTTTGCCCTTGTACCCCGGATGATTATGAATGTGAAATAGGTTTCACGCGTTCCATTGGTAGTAATACGTGCCGCGTCGATGGAACATGGCTTATGCGTGAGGGATGTACATCATCTAGCTTCTTCTGGACCGATGCCTATCGTAAGATACCTGGAGATGTCTGTACATCCGGGTGGATTCCTCATCAAGTGGCCGTACCGTGTCCACCACACTCCCCTCTCTCAAATGGTAGTAAGATGGTACTGACAACCATTCTGGTCCTTTCGTTCATAATGTTGGCGATTGTCTACATCTCCCATAATGAGAATCTGAAGCATCTATTCCACAACTATGGATTCAAGCAATTTAGTTATGTTGCATATACACCAGTGAACTCTAAAAAGCCCATGTATCGTGGAGCGGGAGGACGATTTGAACCTGAACTGGGCTTCATCGATGCTGAACAGGAACATGATGAGCCAACACTTCTGAACTATTTAAGCGGTAATCGCATGGGTGGTAATTCACATCAACAGCCCACCAAACAAGATCAGCAGCAAATCGAACTACTGTAA